DNA from Brassica napus cultivar Da-Ae chromosome C4, Da-Ae, whole genome shotgun sequence:
ttgtcttaggagccttgaaaactcctaacatcagcactgctcgtccaatgatcacctttatcacctcttttgagctccaaatgcactcaaatgtctccaagaactccatgtggtactccaatacctgataaagacttatgtatgcaaaatgcaacctaaacatgactaaatcctagtctatatgatcaaaatgcacatgggtgaatggataaaacagtggaaatatgcaagatatcaactcccccaaactagttcttttacttgtccacaagtgaactttctagaactcatagggagagagggttgaaggtgggagctcatagccaaaagaaacacaactagcactcaattcaacatctaatccaacgtgagcacactctcttattacattctagcttctctaggcctatcttaactctttttgcccttacactcatcatcaagcatccaaacattcaaatcaaccaactctcacattcattaagcataaaacatcaggtgaattcttgcaaatggtcaattggtccaaatcatttggttgggtaagggaaggcttttattcaagtgagtcaagaggttcaagatatatgatctttaaggtggtttactctcgaaacaagtagccttgacattgcacataatatatctaagaaagggaccaactcatgcatacaatgctcaatctccattgttctacccttttcccaaacatacaagttacacaatcactttccaatgtcaaacccaactcacatctctcaccaaaagaacCCAAGAACACTTtacacataaaactctttttctttgaaatctataaaggattttcctcaacttcaaaacaattttagctcctaacaactttgctagccccccttttttttttatcttttcttatatttttcttctcattttttttttttcgggggccaagacttttcataaattCGAGCTAGATGTTCATCTACtaattccaataagattatccatttaaacacaaagagtctattcttttccttcgaacttttcatgcttccaaatcataatcacaatactcacccccacctatagctagacaatagagtgcctaatctagcaggaatgaagatcaagcattgtcggtcccgatactctcaacattaagcacatgtaagactttccgaaaaagctctcactcatcaaacaatgaaagcttaaaaggaggacggggttttgggagtggtgtaccactcgagtttgtcaaaaagattggcataaaggatgtgacaactcaagtgtgtatatccatgactcagtacacaagggaccataagcaagaagcattaagttcgttcagttcaaataaggatgtagttggcttcaaagattgAGTTTCAGCAACTAATGagattcaggaagagttttcaaggctcgaaataTACAAGGCTTTTTGAGAGATGCAATAGCTACTCGAGTGTGAgatagtgttctttacaaggcatcttaaatcattgctcccaatgcaagtgaatgcaacctatatgctctagactctcctaaaaatgcaagtgatgcaatcaatatgttttttttagagGTATGTGTGCAAGACTCAATGCAAattcatcaaagcaaacatgatcaaatacttggtacctcccccaaacttaagttacacagtctctgtgttgtcaagtagaggGAGATAcccacaagaaaaaaaactaatatgcaaaaatgagatggtatatacaagggaaaatAGTGAAGTACCTTCAAGGATAGTGAGTAGGGGCAGAGGCCTcagcatcgtcgtcgtctgGTGGGAACGTGGTGTAGTAACCACCTGGTGCTGAGTTGTAGCCTCCAAACCATGAACCCTGAACCGGTCGTGGAGCGACCTGAGGTAGTCGCTGTGGGACATCGCTCCCGTCTTGTTTTTCGTGTCTCAAATCGACACAAACCCCAGCGACCTCAGGGGGTCGCTGTGGCCAAGTCGctctggagctggagcgacttcgtgtcgtcgctctaggaggtcgctccgagagtaTTTTCGAGCCCCAAAACACCGTAAAGCCGAGCGACTTATTACACTCGCTGTGGtgacgtcgctcccagctgcaGCGACCTTTCACCCTCGCTCCAGGTCCTCGCTCCCACGCCTGATCCAGgttctctgttgtggcatacctcatctgagcatcattcagggtttggctcgcgtagtagatcacatgggtcttGCCGTCTTTCTTCTGtcccaaaacagctcccacagcatagtcactagcatcacacatgatctcaaaggggagatcccaatcaggtggctggacaattggagcactgatgagttcacctttcagccTCTTGAAGGCTtccttgcacagcagcctggtcaatggtctagtgatgaatcttctgtagaacccagcatgaccaagaaaaccTCTGATGTCTCTCACTGTTTTCAATGGGGGtaaaccaaccataacatcgatcttagccttatccacctcattccccttctctgaaatcttgtgtcccagcacaatcccttccttaaccatgaagtgacacttctccccattcagcacaaggttggtgtcttcacatctctgtacgacccttacaccatgggggaggggtttaagctccactttaggcGACTTAAGCTCGCTCCAGTCATTTTGATGGGTGTCCTCTTGTTGAATGACTGAGGTTTCTTGATGAACCACTTGTGGCAGCtcctcatactgatccttactaTCAAATCCTCTGTGTGAATCCagcatcatcccataggcagcactctccaggttctcaatCACTTCAGCTTCTCTCTCTATcgtcaaagcatgctgtagagggtcttctagtgacaactcttcaaggagctcatcagcaagggcgtccatctcttcaatgtagaaaacttgcccttgaactgttggtttcttcattacctccttgatgtcaaagtgaagaacatgCCATTTACCCAAGTGAAGATCAATCTTgccctctttcacattaacaattgctcctgctgtagctaagaaaggtcttccaaggattaaaggatctgcagcttcctcacccatctcaagcaccacaaagtctgtagggatctcatagtttccaaccataacggggaggtcctccaagatacccacagggtacttctctaaacgatcagccaataccaaAGACaatctacacttcttgtactgagtgaaaccaagcttcttagcaatggataaaggcatcaagctgacactagcttccaaatcgcagagacatctatcaaataccataggtccaagagcacaaggtaatgtgaaacatcctggatcttctagcttctttggaacaacaagcctctggatgatggcactgcactcatgagtgagaatcatcatgccctccatctctttcttctttgcagctacaacatctttcaggaacttgctatattgaggaatcagaatgaaagcatcaatgatgggcattgtgactTGAGCTtaactcatttgcttctcaaatacagctttgtacttctctagcagctgcctcttgaatctaccagggaatagaagtttgggttcatagggaggaggaacaaaagaattctcacttgctggagcaacaacttcaccatctttcactgttttcttctcttccccaacctttcctttacctttggcttccacaatcttttccaagatttcatcattgattttctcatcaacaatgaccacttcatcatctatgttgatggcaaccccctcaccttgtttctcagcatccttggtgagagctctctgaggtaactccttaccactcctgagggtgatagctttcatggtctccttggggttttgctcagattttccaggtagagaaccttgttggcgattttgttgagtgttcatggcaacaaactggttctccaaggttctgaacttgttgttgagctcattgtagcttccatcaatcttcgagtgaaggttcttcaactcatagccaacatgcttctcacttcttgtctgagactccaagatttgttttagtagggcatcagtgctgctgacttgaggagtagaggtagaagtAGTAGGTTGTTGGTGGGCAGGTTGTTGTCCTTTGTTGTGGAAACCAGGAGGAGTGGTTTGCTGAGGTTGGTAGTTGGCTTGCTAGTTGTATctaggctgataaccactctgttggttgttggggtaagatctctgttggtagttgttgtactggaagtttggctctttcttgtaccagctaccattgttgttgatgaaacacagctcttcttgCCCATCCAAACCATCAACTTCCTGGACAACAGGTGTGGCTTCTtggtttgggttaccaacaaagtgcagctgctcctgGGTGGTCTTATCAGCAATGAGAATATCAATCTTATCCTGGAGAGCCtttaactccttcctcgtctgcttgtcatttgttctactgcctctgtcgtggtctccactgtagactgcatcactcttgaCCATGTTGTCTACCAGCTGCTCTGCATCCTCCTCtgttcttcccaagaagaactcattgctagctgtatccaatctggctctgtacttaggaagagctcctctgtagaatgtgctcagcaggctttccttagagaatccatgatgagggcattgagcttggtagcctttgaatctctcccagacttcactgaatccttccaagtctttctgttgaaagctggagatctcatttctcagcttagcagttcttgaagtagagaagaacttctccaagaaagctttcttgcagtcatcccaagtggtgctAGAGTCGcttggtagagacttctcccattATCGTgtcttatcccccaaagagaaagggaataacttcagctttaaggcatcctcagacacaccattggtttttgacaacccacaatagctgtcgaacctgtccaagtgatcgaatgggtcctccaaagccaagccatgatagtTGTTGTTCTCTATCACGTTGAAgagtcctgacttgatctcaaagttgttggctgccacagcgggtgctcggattcccaatctatggccttgaatgttggggcggtcgtaagtgccaatgggtcgagctgctcgctgttggttttgtgGAACGTTGTTAGCTCCATTGACGCCCgcatcattttgaggtatgtcACCCATATCAGTGTCCAATCTCTGCAattgagcctgttgctcttcttctcttctctttctagcacactctctttctaatgctctgatgtctgcagctcttggaactaggtttgatggacccctgctccgcaagttcatacacctgtagattaaagggaggtgaagaaagagaatcagtaacaaaagaaaataaaaatgacttagtctcaagcaatgttcaaatctactcagaatttggcaacggcgccaatttgatgttaggagttttcaaggctcctaagacaaatgatgtagtataaaagattgtcgaaccaattctaagggatttcaagcaCTGAGAGTGCAAGTActtgcttaatctaagtgcatcCGATGATTTAAAAGGTTTTCTAAATTAACGATTAATGCTAATGCAGTtgcagaataataaaagcgataaatgaaacgactttcttaactaagataaaaataactcatgggtataggaaTTATATcgtgggtgatcaagtttcgaactaaggatggcaaatgatcaatcaaactatcaaccttaagacacaatcttaaacaaactctatgtctggatgaatgttcatttactaacatatttcaaaatcaaatatcttgggttgaataatatgaaagcaatcattacgaacaagtctattggctatcttaacacctttaacaacaaatgtctttggtaaagtatgttaaaagcttagaagagttgtctcaagcatttcatcaaacaccttgtgggtgggaaatgcctaaagatcaacttttgagaggccaacgcagaagatgcattatgaatactctactagcaaggaataagaaggatctacacaataacatcctagatctagcctaatcacccttaatctccctaacccatgaattcaagaatggattactcactactcttcatgattcctcttaaacccatattggatttcagattaatcatgtagagaaatacagataatagatATCAAAACAACAGGATTGCAAATAACAGAAAATCAATTGAATTCAAAaagatgaactttccaagaggttttggtggtttctttttgataaaagataatcaGCCTCCCATGGCTTACAAAAGGTacttaaacataggtttagaaagtgtaaaacatgcataatgaaatgaccaaaaggcccttgagtagaAATGTATTCGAGCAAACAGAaggcgcgcagcgacctccagtagtcgctccgagaggtcgctccaggcttcgggagcgacctggaggggtcgctgcgagacgtcgctccgggtcgctcttcgcgagcgacctcgctgtgtcgctccggtcacgtcgctcccagctggagcgaccttatGGCGTCGCTCCGGAACGTCGCTGTAAGGTCGCTCTCGTGCCTCCGAGCGATGGAGACGCGAGCAATATCGGGGTGTCgctctggccaagtcgctctgaaagggtgtcacagcgacttcacggtgtcgctccggtgaggtcggtctcatgcactgctcgtccaatgatcacctttatcacctcttttgggctccaaatgcatccaaatgtctccaagaactccatgtggtacttcaatacctgataaagactcatgtatgcaaaatgcaacctaaacatggctaaatcctagtctatataatcaaaatgcacatgggtgaatgaataaaatagtggaaatatgcaagatatcaactgtCTAGAtaaaactgaatttttttttttgttagaaagaaaaaaaataaaactgaccggaaaaaataaataaatcagttTTGTCTATACAGTGTGAAAGAGATGATAATTTGCAATCTCGCTGGATACAAAAGAACCAGTACGTTCACACTTCTTAGTTCACACTAGCTTAGCAACCAGATAAACTCTacgtgtatttttttttttcttttttgtaactGGATGCTACATGTATCGCATAACGCTACACTGGATTAATCGCAGCCAAATAAATCCAACATAAGAGTGCGTGGTTTTCAATGGTTTGGTGAAACTTTAATCTTCTCTTGTAATTTTCTAGTATCATATTTATGAGATTGTTGAATGAAATTATGAATTATAAAGAACTCGCGCTAATTTGTTTGTGAATTGGAGAAGACATCGTCAAACACACATAGAGTGACGTGACAAACTGAGGAGAGAAGAATGCATATACAAACTTTGGGAATTATTATcactaaaaaaacaaatatacagTATGAGCAAAAAGTGGTGGTCTAAACAAAAGGAAACTGAATTGTGAAGCCCTAAAGAAACTCCAGAGATAATCTCAAGAACTCGAATCTGAAATTGCCAAATTACATTTCTCGGTGGGAAACACTCTCTCTTTACCAATGAGTTTCCTTTTCAGTTCAATCAAGGTAGACCACTGAGAGGGTTGAGGATAACTATAAGGACCCCGTAGAGTATGGTTTGAGATTGAATTTTTGAAACCTGTATGATCTTATAGTCTCCGACTCTCTTATGTTCACTTCAGGACATTAATCATCAGCCAAAAAACGATCTCAACTAAGACCTCTTTCTTacataatttgaaaacatatccACAAACAATAGTTACGTAAAACTTTCACGTTCTACATGATTATTATAAGTATCCCATCTTGAATCCAAAGACATAAATAATCTACCTGGTTTTACTTCCTTGTGCTTATCCGGACCAACTATCTTGAGATACCACTTCAGCTTGTATGAAGCAGTAACATGAGCCAATAACAATCCAGGCCCATACCTTATAACCACTGCTTTCCAGTTCAAcactccttcctcttcttcctcaaaCTATTGTGTCGGTGGTGGCGCACAGCAACTTCCTTGGAGAGGAAGACCACATAGACCTGCATTCCCTTCAAATGATGATTCAGCTTGCCCACCAAACTGTGGTCCTTGTGGTATTTCGCCTATGAGCTGGTTATGAGCCACACTTATGTACGCCAAAAATGAAAGTCTCGCAAGTCCTTTAGGAATAGTCCCCGAGAGTTTGTTTCCTGACAGGTCAAGTGACTCGAGCTCTGTAACATTTTCCAAAGACAGAGGAATATGACCTGTAAATCCATTGTTTGATAAGTTGAGAGCAATCAGTGCCTTCAAAAGACCAATGGATTCAGGAATCTGTCCTTCAAATCTGTTTCCAGAAAAATCGATGGTGGCATAGGAAGTGAGGACCTTTCCTTGCTCCATGAATAGACCTTTGTATTGCAAGTCCATGGTATCTTCGTAGATATAATAAGCGTTGTTGTAGTCTCCCATATATATTCTTCCATCATCATTCGTCTCGAGTGATGATGCTTTCCAATTCACAAAGTAATTTGGTGGCAAGCTTCCTGTAAAGTTGTTATCCGATATTTCAAGTATGCGCAGCTTGGGAAACGCAAGAGGAACTTCAGCAGGAAGAGATATAGGGCCATAAAATTTGTTTGAACGAAGGGTAAGGACTTGTAAACCAGGCAAAGCCTTGAGCCAGAAAGGAAATGTGTCtttgattttgttgttgtcCACACTTACAAACCTTAGCGAAGAGCAATTCAGAAGAGACCTTGGAAGCTTGCCAGTTAATTGATTGTAGCCTACGTCAAGTGTCCGCAGCAACGAACCATTGTAGAGCATATCTGGAATACTTCCTTCCAAGTTGTTCTTCCTGAGGTTCAAGACAACGATAGAGTCTTTGAGGTTACTCAAACATCCAGAAATCGGACCGGTTAAGTTGTTGTAGGAGAGATCAAGAATAACCAGCGAGCTCCGGTTGCAAACCGAAAGAGGTATGTTTCCTGTGAAACTATTGTCCCATGCAGAAAAGAGGTTGATAGAGAGTGGTGGAGTAGGAACTGGTCCTTCAAAATGGTTTAAAGCCAAATCTAATATCTTCAACGATGAATTCATTAAAACATCATTTGAACCTTCTAAATGAGTGAAAGTATTGTTGACAAGATTGACCCTGATCAGACGAGGAAGGTTCCAAAACCACTCAGGGACTTTCCCTTTGATTTTATTATGGGAAAATTGGAAATATACAACAAAAGAACTAGTAGATTGCCTCTATGCCATAATATAAACTAGAAGTTGTCCACttagtataattttttatgtaaaCCCAAATAAGTCCCTAATCAAAGcctaaaacgttttttgtaaatttaatagttaaaaaaaaagtaaaaaaaacagatagtaaataaacaaaaggggATAATCCCAAATCTTGATTTAGAACCCTAATTTCGCCTCCTCATTTGGCGATGCCAGGAGGTGTGCCCAAGCTCCCAAAGATCCAACCGTGGATATCCAAGCCGCCGTAGGATGGGGTGTCGCCGCCGCAGCCGGCGCCATCTGGGTCGTCCAAGTAAGCCAATCCGCCTCTTACTTGTAGACTTTCAAATTGGGTTTAACGGATTATGTCTCCTAGTGAAGTTTCTGGCTTGATTTGGACGAAAGATGAAAACTTTACAATTGATCTCGTTAGATATATATTGTTTCCCCCCTAAAGACTAACTTTAATGTATATTGCATCCTTGCATGTATACGTGTATCATTTCAATTTCATGAAAGGGTTTGATTCAAGTCTCTTATGTGGCTGTAGATGTTAGTTGATTCAAAGTAATTTTATTCAGATTAGTCTCATGTTTTGCTTCTAGGGATACCACTTAGACATGAATTACGCTACTTGATGTTTCCATCTTTTATGCTAAAAGCATTCTCTTTTAGACTTTTAGTTACTGACGGTGATAATGCGCTCTGTATATGTATTTTGGTGTTGTGAAGAGTTTAATTAGTCCCTTAAGCAGTCCTGActtcattattttgttttgtatcttaacatcaaatttgtttttatcattcaCAGCCATTTGATTGGATAAAGAAGACATTTATTGACAAACCAGCAACTGAAGAGAACTGATGGGATCACGAAGATGTAGACTTTTCTTTGCAATAAATTTTGGTTCTTTTTTTGGGGCTTTGTGGTTTCATGTCTTCAATGTAGACTTTTTGTCTTCTCAAATGTTATAACACAATAAAAAAGCATACACTCTCCAAATCTGTAACCAGAAAAGAGTACGCATTTTGCTTTTTATAACATTCTGCTTTTTCAATCGTATGTTGTTGGTACTATTACCTTATGAAAGAAAGTAGACGTGTAGACCAGGGCATAAGAAGGAGAGCTATGATCAAGAGCAAGATTTCATGCTTGAGCAATGTTTATGTTGGTCTTCTCTCAGACTTGTTCAAACTACTTGCTTGTTTATGTTCTGTTCCTTATTCTCCTGGATAgtgtttttattgttgtttactGATTTGCAGGAAGCTTTGCAGTGATTGACCGACCATACAGGAAAAGAAAAAGCTCAAGAATCTGGTAGCAAAGTTACTTCTATCATCTGCAAAGTTCTTTTCTTTGAGCAACTACGTCTCCTCCAAAAGTCTCCGGACTGGTACTAAAtcattgtttctttctttcattgTGTTATCAATAAcatctaatttttgttttttaaagatTGGACATGGTCAATGCAGGCCAGAGATCTTCAGAGATGCCAAGCCAGTTCCAGCTGATGAAAGCTCTCAAATACCTATGGCACAGCAAGACGTTTACGGTAAATAGACTCGAGTGATGACGGCATGCTCCCTCCCCCATTGGAAGCATACACAAACAGATTGAGACCATTTGGAGTACAATTTGATGCAGAAGCGGATTCTGATTCTTAGAAACCTATAGTTGCTGAGATGTATCTTATTAAACAATATGTAACCAGCACACAGCTGCTGAAAAACAAGCAGTGTTTTGATATGCAATGAATTGATTGTTGATTTATAGCTCAGCAAATGGTTCAGAGAGTAGTAATCCATTGCTACTCATTCTACATCAATGTAGATCACAGATCAGTGTAGCGTACTCTGATACAAGACAAAAGAGAGTCTTTGGTGATACAAGCTGTTGTTGTTCAAGTGGTCCAGggaaataaaaacgaattttaagaGCTCTCTTTTTCGAGCTTCTCAATCTCCTCACGGTGctttctttcagcttcttgaagcTCTCTTTcagcatcttcttcctcttcaattATGTCAAGATTATCGAACTCCTTAGTCGCTAACATGGCTTTCACAACAGGGTTTCTTAGCTCAGAGATCAAACCGCCACCGACTTTGTACCCTTCTTCATCTCCAATCAGATACAACCGTTGGTCAGGACCAGACGCCATGGGGATGTCCACCGCCAAAAGCTTCATGGCATACtgaagaaacaaacaagaagATCAATGAATCTGCTAATGCCATTGCTAACCACTCTCTAATCAACTCACAACAGCTCCAATCTGCTACACTCATTCCTAGGCTAGAGATAGAAGACCTATCTATATCTATTACCTggcctttcttcttcttgacttCAACGCTAACGAGCCCCTTTCTCTCAGAGCCTTGAACAGGGAACATGAGAAAGCAACGCTTGCTCCTAATCGTTGGCTTGAATTTCTTGAAGGTTATGCCACCACCAGACATCACATAAGCAACAAGGGATTCAAATTTTTGGGGTGGTTTCAAAATTAATCAAGAACTtgtgaagaggaagagagatcacagctatttttttaaaaaaataactttaggAAACACGtaaaatttgagaaaataaagatttacataatatttttcaaCAGATTTTGGAGAGATTTAAGGAATATTTTCCAAAAGATTACGAATTTGGCAGAACATTCATTCTGCTGCGAGTAGATTGTATATATGATGGTAGATACGACGGTAGAATGTATAATCCGGCAGAGATAGGATATAGTATCTTAGTAGATAACGAAATATTACCACGGTAGATTATTAGTAACAGGCAGATTCTGTGATTTCCAGCCAGTAGATATATAGGAAACAGTAGTTCATGAAATCTTTCGTCGTTCAGATCGTAAGCAAAACCGTTACCTTTTCTTTCTGCGGTAGTAGACAGATTACCAAATCGTAGATTTTAAAATCTGTAAGCGCCAGATATCTATGTAGTTAACCGAAACTATGATCTACATGTCCGTAGTTAGTAGATTTTGTTTTCTGCTATCTGTagatcaaaatatgaaattgtgtTTCACTAAAATTTAGTTaaccaaattatttttcatatgattgtttcatgtttatgtaaattttgaataatttttcatatttttctgacttttaaaataattgatatggATTTTTGAAGTTGTTCAGGGGTATCTAATGTCCAAATCCgaccaaaaaaagatttatggTAAAAGGACAATGTAGTTGTTTTTCTGTAGTGTTTTggcaattttttcttttattattggAAATGTCTATATGTTCCAATCTATCAAGGCTCCGTACAAATTTTGGGAACTTGCTGATGTCACAGCTTGACAAGAGCAATTTCTCTAGGTTACGTGGGACGTCTGAATCTGAACTTATACTAGTTTCCATTACACTATTACCGGAAAGATCAAGTCTCAACAAAGATTTGAGAGAGGAAAAAAAGTTTAAGTTAATTGGGTAGCTTATGTTTTGGAAAGAAATGCCAAGATATTTAAGGGTGGTGAAGTTTGAGATAAGGTCTAGGATTTTTCCTTCGAAAGGGTTTTTTCTAAGGTGCAGAGTTTCGAGCCGTGAAGAAGTAGATGAGCTACGAACTTCAACAGGACCGGTGAGATGATTTTCATCGAGATTAAGATATGACAAGAAAGGCATAGTGAGGAGAGAGGAAGGGATGGCTCCagagaagtgattaagagaTAGGTTCAGAATGGAGAGGCTggtttgttacaaaaaaaaaaaaagaatggagaGGCTGGTTATATTTTGTACGAGTGGGAAACCACCTGTGAGCTCGTTATGGTCAAGGTACAACTCGGTTAGCCGACTCAAGTTACTAAATGAGGAAGGAACTTGACCTATGAAGCCATTAGAGGAAAGAGACAAGACCTCTAACTTGTTGAGACTGCCGAATCCAGACGAGAGTGAAGAGGAGGTAAAGTTGTTGTAAGAGAGATTGAGGTAACGAAGATGGTTAAATCCAAAGAGACTACTGTTGGTTTTGAGAACTCCAGTGAAGCAGCCACTTGGGAGTTGTAGCTTCGTGACCTCACCCGTAATGTTATCGCACAGGACTCCATTGAA
Protein-coding regions in this window:
- the LOC106380971 gene encoding receptor like protein 27-like, which gives rise to MNSSLKILDLALNHFEGPVPTPPLSINLFSAWDNSFTGNIPLSVCNRSSLVILDLSYNNLTGPISGCLSNLKDSIVVLNLRKNNLEGSIPDMLYNGSLLRTLDVGYNQLTGKLPRSLLNCSSLRFVSVDNNKIKDTFPFWLKALPGLQVLTLRSNKFYGPISLPAEVPLAFPKLRILEISDNNFTGSLPPNYFVNWKASSLETNDDGRIYMGDYNNAYYIYEDTMDLQYKGLFMEQGKVLTSYATIDFSGNRFEGQIPESIGLLKALIALNLSNNGFTGHIPLSLENVTELESLDLSGNKLSGTIPKGLARLSFLAYISVAHNQLIGEIPQGPQFGGQAESSFEGNAGLCGLPLQGSCCAPPPTQ